The genomic interval CCACTGAATAATGTGGTTGCAACGAAAATGCGCCGCTTTTATATGGTTAGGAAGAAAGTGAATCGGCTGGCAGCGGTAACTCGGTGGTTCGGTGGATTGCTGGATGGGATTCGTGGATCGGTGGCTCAAGCGGCGGTGGTTGGAGCAGCGACTTCGGTGTCTTTGGTGAGCGGAGCGTCTCTTCAAGCAAATGTAAAACAGTTCActtgtggttgttgtttgccattgtttggTGTTTGATGTTTGCAGCCCCCATGCACTTTGAATAAAAAGTCGCTGCAATtctgaaaaatattaaaaaatctacgagtatgtatattttacataaaacatattttacattATTATGTAGACACAAGAAGAAATGTTCAAAAAGTGCTTCCAAtgtattacatatatatttctttcttttgacCATAATTAAAACACCACAACATGCAAATCTGGTAAAAGTTtcataaatgaaaacaaatactacaattttaaaaattcgtacaatttattttatttaaattttaagcaaCACATTCAACATTTTCGATGAGTGCTTGTCGTCCAGGACTCTTGGTGTGTCATTAGTGACGCATGCGATGGCGTTGATAAGTCGTCATCGATGTGGCTGATCGGCAGTTGCAACATTGCAACATCTCTCCCCTCCACCAACCCCCTTTCTCCCCAAACCCAAGTTTGTtaatattttggtattttcgCTTTGGCCAACTTGGCAGCCTATTTGCATTGCAGGTCTGCATTGTTGCCGTGCAAGTAGGCTCATTAAACGCAGTTTGACCCAAATTTCGAGCTGATGATTTTcgtggctgctgctgggcaaCATTTTCGGGGCAACCTTCTATTGCGGCTAGCCTCCGGTTAATCGTTCACTTTTAATGCGCTGATTTTCGTAAATTCGTAACTGGTAAATAGCAATTTGAATTGGCTCTGCAGGCTGGCCCAATATCAGgctattttgtaatatttaattgtttcaCATAAAACAGAAGTTTTGTTCACAGctcttttgtgtgtgtgggctcCACATACTTTGGCTGCCACGTACTACACTTCAAAGTTAAGTGCCACAATTGCGATAAAGAAAATTAACCAATGTTAgccctcttttttttttttgggtcttTCGTCAATTTGCAATTGGTTGGCGCTAATTAGGCAGCGAAGCGTGGAATTTTGTGACTTTGGGGTTCTCAACTCGAAGGTTGAAACAATCGTTTTGTCAAATGCATTAGTGACACaaatgtgttttgtttttcaatcacatttcaatttgctggcattaaaatatattaggTTAGCCAAAATTCTTATACTAGAtcttatatactttatttgcaatttctcctttgcaGTTCTCCCTAAAAAAACTAATGAAATCCTTATTATTTTCCCACAACTTTAAGGAAATTCCTCAACAcgcttttgtttacttaaCTCCATACCCTCAAATTCCTGCCCATCATGCACTCGTTCAACTCATTTCCATCTCGGTAATCTAGTTCATCGGCAAGTTGTTTGCCAATAACTCGAGAAATTACTTGGATGTGTATGTGGATTTCGTGCAGCTTTGCAGCAAGCACTTTGCATGGCTCTTTTTGGCAGATCAGCCATGGGAGCAATCCAATCTGGTCAAAACGAAACGAGTGACATCGGGTTGATGTACTCTTAAATACAagcacaattttaattgctataTTATGGTCGACAACGTTTGACAACATTGCGAGACAtgacaaaccaaaaaaaaaaaaacttcggtgggataaaaacaaacatattttcacGATGATTACCAATCCAATCCCAGTAAATCCCGAAGCAGCGCAAGAAatatggcaaataaaataaatgcttaaTTATGGCCCACGATTTTGGGGTCTACGTCTGCTGCTAgtttatatgtttatatgtttAGCTGGAGAGCGTTGGCGTTGCGGGCAGGTGGAAAAAATAACGCAAGTCAACATGCCACACTCGACAAACGgctgcagtctgcagtctttGATGCACATACAGTCACGTACCGCAGTGTATCTGCCGCAGCATTTGGCAATTTGACGAAGCGCCGCAAATTGAACGCATTGCTGATACAATTTGGAGCTCCAATTTGGTGGATTTTCAAAAGAGAGTCCATCGAATATGACAAAAGGCAGTACCTTCCATTACAATGTTTTATCCTAAAGGATTGTCAGGCACTTCCTACTTCTCCTATATAAACTTATTAAACTATTAAGCTAATTTAATATATctcacacacatatatataccaCACTATAAATCtttatgaatataaaaagTTGTAAGGGTATACGCTGTTGGCTACTCACTTACTGACCATTTCACCCATTTTTGTCTTGTGatatgcaacatttttcgGCTTATTTCGCTGCCACTTATCGGctcaaaaacttaaattttttttcgctgtCGCTGTAATTGCACAccaaattttcattttgctggCCAGCAGGTGTTAATTTTTGGGTTAGCTATAGTTTAGATTCacttcgctttttgttttttttttttgcttttggcctggACTGACTTACTTTTACCCAGAGCACTTGGCTACTCAATCAATTCCCACTCACTCACAAACACAAAAGTGAAAAGTCAAGAcgcgttgttgctgcttttgttggttaTGCGCATGCGCGCATGTAACAGCTGCAGGTAAGCAGACCAAGCAATTACCTAGTAACTCATATTTACCGTTAGACATTTAGTACATGcattaacttggccaaaagcagttGAAGTGCTCCTGCCGCCGCGGCCACAGCCAAAGCCGCAGCTTTAGCTATTTCTGGTGTACATTTGCGACAtcggcgaaaaaaaaaaaataaaacaaagcaattggacaaaaagtttgttacactgcaaaaaagaaaaaagattttttaattatttacaaagaaGTCTTATATCAAgaattacatatatgtacatactacTGTGCTGTATTTACTCTAGATTTTTTGATTCAAACAAAAGTTCATAtggatatttatttaaatagtttactttattaaaattagaTTTAAATAAGCGCTTTACTTTTCCCAAGCCAACTACGATTGGTATGAATAGTTTTGCACAGTGTAGCTTAAGCGATCGCTTGCAAACATACAACAACAATGGCTGGCAATCAGCAGGCAACTTTGACTTTTGTCTCAttgtttcatatttattaGAGTCGTCCCGGCTGAAACCTTACAACTCAACAGGCCAGCGACGCGTGCATCTTTCCAAAATTGTTGTGGGAATTGGCTTTGGCTACAGTTTTTGGCCAccgatgtcgatgttgctCTTTTAATGGTTATCCTTTTATGCGGCCGGGACTTACGCAACCCAAACGGCAGCTGCTGTAATTGAAAATTACATTCGAGGAGCCCAGTGGTGCCAGGGCATCCCAACGCATTCAATTACCAGCAATTTATATTCGCTCATTCGCAGGCAATGCGCACCAAACACGAATTTACTGGGAACTAGTTGGCTCGGTCTCGTGGAGAAATGAGCGTGGTCAAAAGGAAAATGGCTAATTGCCAGCGCACATTGAACTTTAAAGTGCAAAAGCAAACGAATGTAATGACAGCAAGCCGTCGCACTTTTTCACTGTTCGATCGTTTTCAGCCAGcacacagtgcgtatgagcaataaaAGTGAAGTGGAGGCAGTGAAACCATCTTCACCTGTGCCGGTGATACTATGTTGAGATTTTATTAGGTGTAAAATTAGTGGGTAACTGAATGGTAATTATAGGAAATATGCAAGAAACTATTACAATTGGTGTGGAACTCACTCTTATTCTTTATAAAGTATAATAAGTAATccttttttataaattgactttatataataaatatgtttaaggAATAAATCAATATTACATTTGATGGGTTCAAAATATGTAAGTTATAAAGTTGTCAAATGAAATTTCCTTATTAATTGATATATTAGTATTCCCTGTTATCCTCAGAACGCCTCACTAATCCCCGTCAGCTTCGATTTGGCATTCTTCATTACTCAATCGCATCCACCCGACGGCGCCGTCAGCTTCGATTATGCATTCCGTGATATAACTGATATAACTGGCGAGTTGAGGCATAATCTGAAAAGCCTTTCAACGGTAACAAATAATATTCACTTGAATTCGGTGCGGTAACAGCAATTGCACCCGCCCCATCGCGTTCGGTGCTCCCCTCGACTTCTGGCGCGGGTATTAAAGCCGCGGCTGCTGCCGTTGACATAATAAATAGCtgaagaaattaattaaatgcaaattgccaaatCACATAATCATATCAGATGGCAGCTGGGACAGTCGCGAGCGACActcattttcgttttcatttttccagACTTTTTTCCAACACATCCCAGATACtctcgtgtgtgtgtttagCAAGACGCGGAAAAGTCGACGACGAGCGACTGAGcaattttccaattgattttCTTGCAGCTCTAATGGTATCATTGactaatcaaaatatttacgcTTTGCATTCACAGGCCCGCtttaattgttaaatattttaaattcgcCACCAAGTGCCGCTGCCATTTTCACACATCGAGTGTGTGGCGGTGTTGAGGAAATCTGGTGGCGTGGTTTTCCCATGACGACTTCCTTGGACTTTCGGTTTCTGCCACCGGCAAGAGCGTCTCATTAATTAGGCGCCAATTGAATGTGTCTCTtgctccctctctctctttctctctctctccacttcCTGCAGTGAAAAGCGCTGAGTTTCCCAAgggggaaaagtgggcgggaAGTGGCACGGAAAAGTAGGTTAAATACTTTTACCTTATTCCGTAGCCGGCTAATTGCTGTCATTTTTGGCGCTGCtttgtttttcctgctgccGAGCGGCGCGGAGATGCAACAAATTAACAACTTTTCAAGCTCGCCCGAACCGGATATTATGAAATTTACCAGTTTCGAGTGCCATATCGAGATTATAAAATGGCTAAATTTATGCAACCGCCTCGGGCGTCAGACGATTGGACGGCAGGACCAAAAAACCGGCTGCAGATCCCCTAATCAAGTTGTCAGCctgcacatacatatttcCATTCGGCGCTCAAATATATTGcgttttattagtttatttatgAGCTGGCCGCTGCAGGGACAACGCCCGCGAACTCAATGTTAAGTTGAAGTGCAACCGAAGTGCAACTGAAGTGCCACTTGTGCAGTGGGGCCCACTGTGCGGCTACGTAATGCCAGCGCAttgcattacgtatacgtcaCGCCCTAGCCAAAAAACGAGGGAGAAAATCATAAACACTTTCACAGAGCCACTCAATGGGGTGGCAGTAATGGTGGTGCAAGCCATTTGCCTCAGCAATTAGTTAATGACCGAATATGTATGccgaaaagaaagaaaccaATGAAACCCAATGATTTGGAATGGTTTGAAAGTAGCAGCCGTTTAATTACCATACAATAAAGCAGCCGAGTGCATATGCAAGTTTACTCAGTTGCTATAATTAAATATGTGAAATGCGAGCAATGACTTGTggaataataatttatataatccCTAAGAACAGAGTTTGCATACACATATCAAACTATCTGTGGCCTTTCCCCATCCGAAtgggtttttatttcttaGCCACTTCACTCAAGCATAAAAGTGAATGTGCCAAGATACAAATTCGTGGGCAATAAAAGCCAACACAGTGAATAAAAATCAAGCCTGTGCAAATGTAAAGTgctaaaaaataacaaataccGTGTAAAGTGTTTGCTGTGTGTGCTTTTGGCAACGAAATTTCGCAATCTACGAAGAGTGTGCGTGCCACAAATTAAAGCTGCCGCAATAATGGAATAATAAATCAGCATAAATATGCATTGGATGAAAAAGAAAGCGCAAACGATAACAgaaatcaaaatgcaattCGCATTTCCttccgtttttattttcgaGTTTTGCGCGCATGGAAACGCATTTGGAAATTTGGAgcaattaaatggcaaaacaTTTACACTTGACTGCAACGTGATCCGTACCGATGTCTTCCTGAATGGCGGGAATATCCACCTGGAGAGCGgaccaaacccaaacccgaCCCCTTGTGGGCGACGCGAATTAACCCACAgaggcaataaaaaatgaaacttCAAAGGCGGCAAGCGCCTTAGATTGGGATCAAGACGCCGCCAATCTGGCTGCTCCACTTTGGCACCCGGaacatattttccaaaaaaatgCCACAGACACTCGGCACCTCTTATTATGCCGTTCAATGCATGGAATTCTTTTGTGGCTCTCAATTTGCCTTTATGGCCCAATTGAGATcacttttttatggccaaggTATCGGCAAAAGACGTGGTGaatgaaaagtgaaagaaGCTTACCTAATAACTCTTAACTAATATTGCTCATGtgcacaaagaaaaaaataactaaCCGATTTTACAGCacaacatatttttaaaagttaaataataaatttataacaTGTAATAGaaactaataaatataatatccacaagattaaatatatatatatttttaaagagatTTTTATTCAACtaatattttttctgtgtaattTGGACAACAACCCCTCTTTAATATTGTAAAAAACTCCTAAGCATTCAGTTTGGCCTGCTGAAacattttcaaacatttaCTCTGGCCTGGCCTCACTTAGATTGGGCAAATTGGCCAGGAATTCACGGCGATTTGCCTCAATGGTTCGCCGTTGCCAATTTGCATCGTCTGGACTGCTATTGACCAGTGGCCTGGGCGGCGGTAAACTGGCCTCCGGCTCCTCGACTTGTGGAGCCTTCTCGGCATTGTTGGTTTTGGCCCTGTGGTATTTTGAACTTTCAGTTTGCTTGGGTGCTGCAGTGGTGGTGGCCTTGCTGGTTTCTTGATCCGCGGGCAGTTGGAAGGGCACTATGGGAAACTGCTGGGGAATTAGATTCTGAACTGGGCGACCCTTGGCTGGGTCCTTGCCCTGGATTACATCGAGCACCGCCGGCTTTAGCACATCCTTGGTCACATCGATGTGGTTTAGGTCGAGACCATGCTGTTCCTTCAGCTGCTGGGCCACATGATCCGCCACATGGGAGACGCTCACGTTGAGATGGCTCTTGGGATCCCAGGTGACATTTGAAGGAGCATCCGCTTTGCTTCTCTCCACAAGGATATCCGGTCTTTCGGTGGGCCAAACTGATTTGATTTTCTCATCGCCTGCTTTAAAAATCTGTATCTGGGCCGAGTAACCTACATCCTCAGACGCCATGTATTTGGTTACCTCAATGCGTCCATCTGCCCTTGCATATCCATAGCTTCCCTGGATGCTGCCATTCACAAATCGCTTCTCTTCTCGAAACTGAGAGTTCTGCGTCTGTGGATCATCTATCTCATAGCCGAAGGAATATGTGTTAGGTCctatgaataaaattaagaaTAACAAATAATGTTCAAGGATTCCATTATGTTGCCTACCATAAGGCTCGTGCACGAAATAGTTTTTCACTTTGGCTTTTTCTTTCCCAGGTTTCACTTCAGTCTGATTGTATACTTCGACTTTTGCTGGCAATGGATTGGAGTACGCGGCGAATACTTTTGTGCTTAATACAAAAACCtgcaaaagaaataaaatgatcAGTATATATTGAGGCGTAAAGCTTGGGTAGCtaagtaaaaaaataattgcattcTGATCTTTAATTGATTGgttgatttaataattgtaaaaaGCTTAGGtgttaaattaattgattgtGATGCCAAAAATAATTAGACACGTGTTTCCACCAAATAGGCCAAAATCAAAcgaaaaactaaatatatattaatatatgcacacaattatttattttatttgctatttCTGTCATATTTCcaatgaaaaatcaaaaactaagaaataaggctaaatacatatattatatttgattgcaagaaatattatttgtatttttttaacttcattttatttaagcttTTTCAATGAACaaatctatttatatttattaaactgTTGTCAATTTTAAAGTACATATTCAGAACTAAACATTTTAGATAATGCAgaaaaaacgtttttattgACTTTCACTGCCAGAACATTTTATATGTCTGAGTACCTttttatgtataaaaatacacaacTGAACATTCCTGAGCATGAAACTAAGTTCTTTACGATTGCCAATTTTTAAGCACTT from Drosophila yakuba strain Tai18E2 chromosome 3L, Prin_Dyak_Tai18E2_2.1, whole genome shotgun sequence carries:
- the LOC6532735 gene encoding uncharacterized protein LOC6532735; translation: MGHSSNLFWFSVFVLSTKVFAAYSNPLPAKVEVYNQTEVKPGKEKAKVKNYFVHEPYGPNTYSFGYEIDDPQTQNSQFREEKRFVNGSIQGSYGYARADGRIEVTKYMASEDVGYSAQIQIFKAGDEKIKSVWPTERPDILVERSKADAPSNVTWDPKSHLNVSVSHVADHVAQQLKEQHGLDLNHIDVTKDVLKPAVLDVIQGKDPAKGRPVQNLIPQQFPIVPFQLPADQETSKATTTAAPKQTESSKYHRAKTNNAEKAPQVEEPEASLPPPRPLVNSSPDDANWQRRTIEANRREFLANLPNLSEARPE